The proteins below are encoded in one region of Mycobacterium pseudokansasii:
- a CDS encoding GMC family oxidoreductase: MSRGSPATEIQCDYVVVGTGSAGAVVANRLSADPATSVVALEAGPRDKNRFIGIPAAFSKLFRSEIDWDYLTEPQPELAGREIYWPRGKVLGGSSSMNAMMWVRGFKADYDEWARRAGPQWSYTEVLGYFRRIENVTAAWHFVSGDDSGVTGPLHISRQRSPRPSTAAFLAATRECGFAGAQPNSPDPEGFCETIVTQRRGARYSTADAYLKPALRRKNLRLLTEATATRIVIDGNRAVGVEYQRGGQAGVIHARRETVLCGGAVNSPQLLMLSGIGDRDQLAEHGIQTVYHAPEVGQNLLDHLVTPMGFDVAGDSLAAAEKPRQVLDYLLRRRGMLTSNVGEAYGFVRSRPDVELPDLELIFAPAPFYDEGLLVQPPGHGVVLGPILVAPESRGQLTLRSADPHAKPVIDPRYLSDRQGIDRAAMMAGLRLCARIAAAPSLKGVLGPIARPRNCTELNEATLEAALETCSHTLYHPLGTCRMGTDDNSVVDPQLRVRGVDRLRVADASVMPSTIRGHTHAPSVLIGEKAADLLRS; encoded by the coding sequence CTGTCCCGCGGTTCACCGGCGACGGAGATTCAGTGCGACTACGTGGTGGTGGGCACCGGCTCGGCCGGGGCGGTCGTGGCCAATCGGCTCAGCGCCGATCCGGCCACCTCGGTAGTGGCGCTGGAAGCCGGCCCTCGCGACAAGAACCGCTTCATCGGAATTCCGGCGGCGTTTTCCAAGTTGTTCCGCAGCGAGATCGACTGGGACTACCTGACCGAACCGCAGCCGGAGCTCGCCGGTCGTGAAATCTATTGGCCCCGAGGCAAAGTGCTCGGCGGGTCGTCATCGATGAACGCGATGATGTGGGTGCGCGGGTTCAAAGCGGACTACGACGAGTGGGCGCGGCGTGCCGGCCCGCAGTGGTCGTACACCGAGGTGCTCGGGTATTTCCGTCGGATCGAAAACGTCACCGCGGCCTGGCACTTCGTCAGCGGAGACGACAGCGGGGTGACCGGTCCATTGCACATCTCCCGTCAGCGCAGCCCCCGGCCGTCGACCGCGGCCTTCCTGGCCGCGACACGTGAGTGCGGCTTTGCGGGTGCGCAGCCCAATTCTCCTGATCCGGAAGGGTTTTGCGAGACCATTGTCACCCAGCGTCGAGGTGCGCGATACAGCACCGCCGACGCCTACCTCAAGCCCGCGCTGCGCCGCAAGAACCTGCGGCTGCTCACCGAGGCCACCGCGACCCGAATCGTCATCGACGGGAACCGGGCGGTCGGCGTGGAATACCAGCGTGGTGGCCAAGCCGGTGTTATCCACGCCCGCCGTGAGACCGTGCTGTGCGGCGGCGCCGTCAACAGCCCGCAACTGCTGATGCTCTCCGGCATCGGCGACCGCGACCAGCTCGCCGAGCACGGCATCCAAACCGTCTACCACGCGCCGGAGGTAGGCCAGAACCTGCTGGATCACCTGGTCACACCGATGGGTTTCGACGTCGCCGGCGACAGCCTGGCCGCGGCCGAGAAGCCACGCCAGGTGCTGGACTATCTGTTGCGGCGCCGCGGCATGCTCACGTCCAACGTCGGCGAGGCATACGGCTTCGTCCGCAGCCGACCAGATGTCGAGTTGCCCGATCTGGAGCTGATTTTTGCCCCGGCGCCCTTTTACGACGAGGGTCTGCTCGTCCAGCCGCCGGGTCACGGAGTGGTGCTCGGGCCGATCCTGGTCGCGCCGGAAAGCCGCGGCCAGCTGACGCTGCGCTCGGCCGACCCGCATGCCAAACCGGTCATCGACCCGCGCTACCTCTCGGATCGCCAAGGTATCGACCGGGCCGCGATGATGGCCGGCCTGCGGCTGTGTGCCCGGATCGCCGCAGCGCCGTCGCTCAAAGGTGTGCTGGGTCCCATCGCTCGGCCGCGCAATTGCACCGAGCTGAACGAGGCAACCCTCGAGGCGGCCCTGGAAACGTGCTCGCACACCCTCTACCATCCGCTGGGCACGTGCCGGATGGGCACCGACGACAACAGTGTGGTCGATCCGCAGCTGCGGGTCCGCGGCGTCGACCGGCTCCGCGTCGCCGACGCATCGGTGATGCCGAGCACCATCAGGGGACACACCCATGCGCCGTCGGTGCTGATCGGCGAAAAGGCCGCCGACCTCCTGCGCAGCTGA